A genomic segment from Corylus avellana chromosome ca5, CavTom2PMs-1.0 encodes:
- the LOC132183397 gene encoding uncharacterized protein LOC132183397 translates to MSFALARFIFHTGWVFSQAASTTRNYGFLLLTPRKRKFTATAIPVAHKSNEGLLVVVGGGAAGVFGAIRAKTLAPNLKVVVVEKGKPLSKVKISGGGRCNVTNGHCADNLILAEHYPRGHKELRGSFFNMHGPADTMSWFSDQGVELKIEDDGRVFPVSNSSSSIIDCLMSEAMKLGVSLQTGKVVTTASATGDGKFILKIEKRTLSYVEHVDADYLLIASGSSPQGYSLAAQLGHSTVDPVPSLFTFKIEDPLLAELSGVTIPKVKAKLKLENVKRNIPQLTQVGPMLVTHWGLSGPVILKLSAWGARDLFSLGYKGRLIVDFTPDWHIEDVKSILSKHKNRFVKQKVINSCPSEFGLVKRFWKYILDREGVSGDMLWASISNNSLISVASLLKNCTFTVTGKGQFKDEFVTAGGVPLSEISLNTMESKIHSRLYFAGEVLNVDGVTGGYNFQNAWSGGYIAGTSIGKSALGAYLQEGVL, encoded by the exons ATGAGTTTCGCTTTGGCGCGCTTCATCTTTCACACCGGCTGGGTTTTCTCACAAGCGGCAAGTACCACCAGAAACTATGGCTTTCTCCTTTTAACcccaaggaaaagaaaatttaccGCAACTGCTATACCTGTAGCTCATAAG TCAAATGAAGGGCTGTTGGTGGTAGTTGGGGGTGGAGCAGCTGGGGTTTTTGGGGCAATTAGAGCAAAGACCCTTGCGCCTAATCTGAAAGTGGTGGTTGTTGAGAAAGGGAAACCTCTGTCAAAG GTGAAAATATCTGGAGGTGGCCGGTGCAATGTCACAAATGGGCATTGTGCTGACAATTTG ATTCTGGCAGAACATTATCCAAGGGGTCATAAAGAGCTGAGAGGATCTTTCTTCAACATGCATGGCCCAGCGGATACTATGTCCTGGTTCTCTGATCAGGGGGTGGAACTTAAG ATTGAGGACGATGGAAGGGTATTTCCCGTCAGTAACAGTTCTTCTTCAATAATTGATTGTCTCATGTCCGAAGCAATGAAGTTAGGAG TTTCTCTGCAGACCGGAAAAGTTGTGACAACTGCTTCTGCTACTGGTGATGGAAAATTCATCCTCAAGATTGAGAAGCGAACACTCAGTTATGTCGAACATGTTGATGCTGATTATCTATTGATTGCTAGTGGTAGTAGTCCGCAG GGTTATAGTCTTGCAGCTCAGCTTGGTCATTCTACTGTAGATCCAGTGCCAAGTTTATTTACTTTCAAGATTGAGGATCCTCTGTTGGCAGAGTTGTCAGGG GTGACAATCCCTAAAGTTAAAGCGAAACTGAAATTAGAAAATGTCAAAAGGAACATACCGCAGCTAACACAG gttGGGCCCATGTTAGTCACACATTGGGGACTCAGTGGGCCTGTAATTCTTAAGCTATCTGCTTGGGGGGCCCGTGATCTGTTCAGTTTAGGCTACAAAG GGAGACTTATAGTGGATTTTACACCTGACTGGCATATAGAAGATGTGAAGTCCATCCTTAGTAAACACAAGAATCGGTTTGTG AAGCAAAAAGTGATCAATTCATGTCCTTCAGAATTTGGCCTTGTCAAGAGATTTTGGAAATATATATTGGATCGTGAG GGTGTATCTGGAGATATGTTGTGGGCTTCCATTTCTAATAACTCATTAATTTCTGTTGCTTCTCTGTTAAAGAATTGTACTTTCACAGTGACAGGGAAG GGTCAATTTAAGGATGAATTTGTCACTGCTGGAGGTGTACCGCTTTCtgag ATCTCGCTGAATACAATGGAAAGCAAAATACATTCGCGTCTATACTTTGCAGGGGAG GTACTGAATGTTGATGGTGTAACTGGCGGTTATAATTTCCAG AATGCTTGGTCTGGTGGATACATTGCGGGAACAAGTATTGGTAAATCAGCACTTGGTGCCTATCTTCAAGAGGGAGTTCTATGA
- the LOC132182970 gene encoding pentatricopeptide repeat-containing protein At3g28660-like yields MTHLLLPHSTKVSSIQAWKRCMSLAQRCTTMRQLKPIHAIFLTHGLHHNNYAIAKLVTFCALSDTGSLSYASLMFSKIQAPNSFTYNTLIRAYSRSSQPQLALHYFHLMLKDSNLAPDHHSFHFVLLACSNAKWVLLSKQIHNLVVKNGLVFFDGHVQTAVIRVYAECKVLDDARKMFDEIPCLDVIQWNVLMNGYVKCNLASESLKIFRDMLVFGVEPDEFCVTTVLTACAQMGALWQGKWIHEYVKKRKGMKLDVFVMTALVDMYAKCGCIDMAEEVFVGMPKRNVFSWAAMIGGLAVHGYARKAIHCLERMQVDDGLRPDGVVLLGVLMACTHAGLQEDAQLLLDNMEARYGIRPKHEHYSCMVDLLCRAGQLDEALQLIRRMPMKPLASVWGALLSGCRIHNNVYLAELAVEELLVLENDDGVEEDGAYVQLSNIYLGVRRGEDARRLRRMIGDRGLKKTPGCSMIEVDGRVNEFVSGDVSHLHIAQIRAMLELLPLELV; encoded by the coding sequence ATGACCCACCTTCTCCTCCCACACAGCACCAAGGTAAGCAGCATCCAAGCATGGAAACGGTGCATGTCCCTTGCGCAGCGCTGCACCACCATGCGCCAACTCAAGCCCATCCACGCCATCTTCCTCACCCACGGTCTCCACCACAACAACTACGCCATCGCCAAACTCGTCACCTTTTGCGCTCTCTCCGACACCGGCAGCCTCTCTTACGCCTCCCTCATGTTCAGCAAAATTCAAGCACCCAATTCGTTTACTTACAACACCCTTATCAGAGCTTATTCCCGTAGTTCACAGCCTCAACTTGCTCTACATTATTTCCACCTCATGTTGAAAGATAGTAACTTAGCTCCCGACCACCACTCGTTTCATTTCGTTCTTTTGGCTTGCTCGAATGCCAAATGGGTACTTTTGAGCAAGCAAATTCACAATTTGGTAGTAAAAAATGGATTGGTTTTTTTTGATGGTCATGTTCAGACAGCAGTGATCAGAGTTTATGCTGAGTGTAAGGTTTTGGATGATGCACGGAAAATGTTCGATGAAATTCCTTGTTTAGATGTTATTCAGTGGAATGTTCTTATGAATGGGTATGTTAAATGTAATTTGGCTTCTGAGTCTTTGAAGATTTTCCGGGATATGTTGGTGTTTGGAGTTGAGCCCGATGAATTTTGTGTAACTACTGTGCTTACAGCTTGTGCTCAGATGGGTGCGCTTTGGCAGGGGAAATGGATTCATGAGTATGTTAAGAAGAGGAAAGGGATGAAATTGGATGTGTTTGTCATGACGGCACTAGTTGATATGTATGCCAAGTGTGGGTGTATAGACATGGCTGAGGAAGTCTTTGTGGGAATGCCTAAAAGGAATGTGTTCTCATGGGCAGCCATGATTGGAGGGTTGGCAGTTCATGGTTATGCTAGGAAGGCGATTCATTGCCTGGAGAGGATGCAAGTAGATGATGGGCTGAGGCCGGATGGGGTTGTCCTTCTTGGAGTTTTAATGGCATGCACACATGCAGGACTCCAAGAGGATGCCCAATTGCTATTGGATAACATGGAAGCTCGATATGGCATTAGACCCAAGCATGAGCACTATAGTTGCATGGTGGACTTGCTGTGTAGAGCGGGTCAATTAGATGAAGCACTTCAGCTCATAAGAAGAATGCCAATGAAGCCACTTGCTTCTGTATGGGGTGCTTTGCTGAGTGGTTGTCGAATTCATAATAATGTTTATCTTGCAGAGCTTGCCGTTGAAGAGCTTCTCGTGCTAGAAAATGATGATGGGGTAGAAGAAGATGGAGCTTATGTTCAGTTGTCTAACATTTATTTGGGTGTACGGAGAGGTGAAGATGCACGTAGGTTAAGGAGGATGATCGGTGATAGAGGACTTAAGAAAACACCAGGTTGTAGTATGATAGAGGTGGATGGCAGGGTGAATGAGTTTGTTTCAGGAGACGTATCTCATTTGCATATAGCTCAGATACGTGCAATGCTAGAGCTACTGCCCCTTGAGTTAGTTTAA
- the LOC132182972 gene encoding uncharacterized protein LOC132182972 → MEFFQKAKEVRFRSRHDKYLLADDDEETVCQDRNGAVKNARWTVEIVESVNALRLKSCYGKYLTASDMPFLLGMTGKKVLQTLPKRLDSSVEWEPIREGFQVRLKTRYGQFLRANGGVPPWRNSITHDIPHRTATQDWVLWDVDVVQIQVQSLPTQPASKPLSRSDSSSSEASSKIELMSPQAREELSDEFDGSPVKSEGRVIYYNVANENGDVDDESEGLSFTFKGSIVEELKEKLKEETGLSDILVCSRNPLSGKLFPLRLHLPPNNSDMHVVVVPSSSEGSPTER, encoded by the exons ATGGAGTTCTTCCAAAAGGCCAAAGAGGTGCGTTTCCGGAGCCGCCACGACAAGTACCTATTAGCcgatgatgatgaagaaactGTATGCCAAGATCGCAACGGCGCGGTCAAGAATGCTAGGTGGACGGTGGAGATTGTTGAGAGTGTCAACGCTTTACGCCTCAAAAGCTGTTATGGAAAGTACTTGACGGCCTCCGACATGCCATTTCTACTGGGAATGACGGGCAAGAAAGTCCTGCAAACGCTGCCAAAAAGATTGGATTCTTCGGTGGAATGGGAGCCCATTAGAGAAGGATTCCAGGTCAGGCTCAAGACGCGTTATGGCCAATTCCTGCGCGCAAATGGCGGCGTTCCGCCTTGGCGGAACTCGATCACGCATGACATTCCACATAGAACTGCAACACAGGATTGGGTTTTGTGGGATGTGGATGTGGTGCAGATTCAAGTGCAATCTCTACCAACTCAACCGGCATCAAAACCCCTCAGTCGAAGCGATTCTTCCTCTTCAGAAGCAAGTTCCAAAATTGAACTTATGTCTCCTCAAGCCAGAGAAGAG TTGAGCGATGAGTTTGATGGTTCACCCGTGAAAAGTGAAGGCAGGGTAATTTATTATAATGTGGCTAATGAAAATGGAGACGTTGATGATGAATCCGAAGGACTTTCCTTTACATTCAAGGGGAGTATTGTGGAGGAGTTGAAGGAAAAGTTGAAGGAAGAGACAGGACTCAGTGATATCCTCGTGTGTTCTCGCAATCCCTTGAGTGGGAAACTTTTCCCCCTTCGCTTACATCTTCCTCCCAACAATTCTGATATGCATGTTGTTGTGGTTCCCTCATCATCAGAAG GGAGTCCTACTGAACGTTAA
- the LOC132182197 gene encoding HIPL1 protein: protein MRGFLSITLVLSHLLLLTDYGFSHPLCTNMKSPFTPKTPLVFCEYNGSVCCNSTEDMQLQNQYKAMNVFELGCASLLKSILCSRCDQFSAELYRIESAPRKVPVLCNSTVSANSTQSQVTEVDFCWKAWDECQNVSILNSPFQLQGGLPLNSTSKLADIWQSKSAFCNEFSGASEAGELCFDGGPVVLNHTQNLSPPSGMCLEKIGNGSYLNMVAHPDGSNRVFLSDQPGKIWLVTVPEEGSEEPLAVDKLNPFLDLTDRVYSDTQLGMMGIAFHPNFQQNGRFFVSYNCDKVKSPECSGICSCNSEVICDPSKLDSVNGAQPCQYSSVIAEFTANGTTLQPSLATSAEPLEVRRIFTMGLPFANHHGGQILFGPEDGYLYFMMGDGGSNGDPYNFAQNKKSLLGKIIRLDINNISSAMVIAGLGQWGNYSVPGDNPFDEDKELQPEIWALGFRNPWRCSFDSERPSYFLCADVGQEQYEEVDIVTKGGNYGWRVYEGPFLYNPPTSPGGNTSASSIDSIFPVMGYNHADVNNSIGSASITGGYFYRSMTDPCMYGRYLYADLYAGGMWAGIETPTDSGNFTSTRIPISCAQDSPIKCSTEAASSLPELGYIFSFGEDNRKDVFILASSGVYRVVRPSRCNYTCSKENVTALTRPKSIPPPFNSTSRRSSNPLMELVLLILSLLLLFGSSCNL from the exons ATGAGAGGGTTTCTTAGTATTACCTTGGTGCTTTCTCACCTTCTGCTGCTCACTGATTATGGCTTTTCACATCCCTTGTGCACTAATATGA agTCACCTTTTACCCCAAAGACCCCGCTTGTTTTCTGTGAATACAATGGTAGCGTTTGCTGTAATTCCACTGAAGATATGCAGCTGCAGAATCAATATAAAGCAATGAATGTCTTTGAGCTTGGCTGCGCTTCTCTTCTGAAATCAATACTCTGCTCG AGATGTGATCAGTTCTCAGCAGAGCTATATCGAATTGAATCTGCACCACGGAAAGTTCCTGTTCTCTGCAATTCCACCGTTTCAGCAAATTCAACCCAGTCTCAAGTCACTGAAGTTGACTTCTGTTGGAAGGCTTGGGATGAATGCCAAAATGTATCTATATTAAATTCTCCCTTTCAATTGCAAGGTGGATTGCCACTTAATTCTACTTCCAAGCTAGCTGATATATGGCAGTCGAAAAGTGCTTTCTGCAATGAATTTAGTGGTGCTTCTGAAGCTGGAGAGTTATGTTTTGATGGTGGACCAGTTGTACTAAATCATACTCAAAATTTGAGCCCACCAAGTGGTATGTGCCTTGAGAAAATTGGGAATGGATCCTACCTTAATATGGTGGCTCATCCTGATGGCTCGAATCGCGTCTTCTTATCTGACCAACCAGGCAAGATATGGTTGGTAACAGTCCCTGAGGAGGGATCAGAAGAACCATTGGCAGTTGATAAATTGAATCCTTTTCTTGATTTAACTGATCGAGTATATTCTGACACTCAGCTTGGGATGATGGGAATAGCATTTCATCCGAACTTTCAACAGAATGGCCGCTTCTTTGTTTCTTATAACTGTGATAAGGTAAAGTCGCCAGAATGTTCAGGAATATGTTCATGTAACTCAGAAGTGATATGCGATCCTTCAAAGCTAGACTCTGTCAATGGGGCTCAACCATGTCAATATTCCAGCGTCATAGCAGAATTTACTGCTAATGGTACCACATTGCAACCTTCCTTG GCAACAAGTGCCGAACCCCTGGAAGTCAGAAGAATATTCACTATGGGTCTTCCATTTGCTAATCATCATGGTGGTCAGATTCTTTTTGGACCTGAAGATGGTTACTTGTACTTCATGATGGGAGATGGTGGAAGCAATGGTGACCCATACAATTTTGCACAAAACAAGAAGTCCTTGCTCGGAAAGATTATAAGGCTGGACATAAATAACATATCGA GTGCAATGGTGATTGCTGGCCTTGGTCAATGGGGAAATTATTCTGTCCCTGGAGATAATCCAtttgatgaagataaagaacTGCAGCCCGAAATTTGGGCATTAGGATTTAGAAACCCTTGGCGATGTAGTTTTGATTCAGAAAGGCCTTCCTACTTCCTATGTGCAGATGTTGGCCAG GAGCAATATGAAGAGGTGGATATAGTGACCAAGGGTGGCAACTACGGATGGCGTGTCTATGAGGGACCCTTTCTTTACAATCCCCCAACTTCACCTGGGGGAAATACGTCTGCTAGCTCCATTGATTCAATTTTCCCTGTAATGGGATACAACCATGCTGATGTAAACAATAGTATAGGATCTGCATCAATCACAGGTGGCTACTTTTATCGGTCCATGACTGATCCGTGCATGTATGGAAG GTACCTTTATGCAGATTTGTATGCTGGTGGCATGTGGGCAGGTATAGAAACCCCAACAGACAGTGGAAACTTCACTAGCACTCGGATTCCTATCAGTTGTGCTCAGGACTCTCCTATCAAGTGCAGTACTGAAGCAGCAAGCTCTCTTCCTGAATTGGGCTACATATTCTCTTTTGGTGAGGATAACAGGAAGGATGTCTTCATCCTAGCCAGCAGTGGGGTGTATAGAGTTGTTCGTCCGAGTCGCTGCAACTACACCTGCTCCAAGGAAAATGTTACAGCTCTTACTCGTCCAAAATCTATTCCTCCTCCTTTCAACTCAACGAGTAGGCGGTCGAGCAATCCATTAATGGAGCTGGTGCTCTTGATTTTATCATTGCTGCTTTTGTTTGGTTCTTCTTGTAATCTATAG
- the LOC132181335 gene encoding pentatricopeptide repeat-containing protein At5g39980, chloroplastic, whose translation MCTVSFSPAQVDSFPFSSFFVPLLPLTRTINYSTLPFKKHKRKLRTRFILLSVSASSSAKDVWRRTTPSSPSYHQAYRRHPRKQEPVHLDHSVDMDELLASIGQTQNEQELYALMSPYKGRQLSIRFMVSLLSREPDWQRSLALLDWINEEASYSPSVFAYNVVMRNVLRSKQWEIAHGLFEEMRQRALAPDRYTYSTLITCFGKEGMFDSALAWLQKMEQDRVSGDLVLYSNLIELSRKLHDYSKAISIFSRLKALGIMPDLVAYNSMINVFGKAKLFREARLLIKEMRAVGVLPDTVSYSTLLTMYVENQKFVEALSVFSEMNEVKCQLDLTTCNIMIDVYGQLDMAKEADRLFWSMRKMGIEPNVVSYNTLLRVYGETELFGEAIHLFRLMQRKDIEQNVVTYNTMIKIYGMTLEHEKATNLVQEMQNRGIEPNSITYSTIISIWDKAGKLDRAAMLFQKLRSSGVEIDQVLYQTMIVAYERAGLVAHAKRLLHELKRPDNIPRETAIKILAGAGRIEEATWVFRQAFDAGEVKDISVFECMIDLFSRNRKQTNVIEVFEKMRATGYFPDSNVIALVLNAYGKLRDFEKADAVYSELQEEGCVFPNEVHFQMLSLYGARRDFKMVESLFERLDSDPNINKKELHLVVASIYERADRLNDASRIMNKMNERGNFR comes from the coding sequence ATGTGTACTGTCTCGTTCTCTCCTGCGCAAGTAGATTCATTTCCATTCTCTTCATTCTTTGTCCCATTGTTGCCCCTCACCAGAACCATTAATTACAGCACCTTACCCTTCAAGAAGCACAAGAGAAAGCTCAGAACCCGATTCATACTTCTCTCAGTTTCGGCTTCTTCATCAGCCAAAGATGTCTGGCGAAGAACGACGCCGTCCTCACCTTCTTACCACCAAGCGTACCGCAGACACCCAAGAAAACAAGAGCCCGTGCACTTGGATCACAGCGTGGACATGGACGAGCTCTTGGCCTCGATCGGACAGACCCAGAACGAGCAAGAGCTATACGCTCTAATGTCACCGTACAAAGGCAGACAGCTCTCAATCCGTTTCATGGTTTCGCTGCTCTCGCGCGAGCCCGACTGGCAAAGGTCGCTAGCGCTGCTCGACTGGATTAACGAAGAGGCTTCGTATTCGCCTTCGGTGTTCGCGTACAACGTAGTCATGCGCAATGTGCTTCGCTCGAAGCAGTGGGAGATTGCTCATGGGCTGTTTGAGGAAATGCGCCAGAGAGCGCTCGCGCCTGATAGGTATACTTATTCGACGCTTATTACTTGTTTTGGGAAGGAGGGTATGTTTGACTCTGCGCTGGCTTGGCTCCAGAAAATGGAGCAAGACCGTGTGTCTGGGGACCTTGTTTTGTATAGTAATTTGATTGAGCTTTCCCGGAAGTTACACGATTATTCCAAGGCTATATCAATCTTTTCGAGGCTGAAAGCCTTGGGTATTATGCCAGACCTTGTGGCTTATAACTCAATGATCAATGTGTTTGGTAAAGCTAAGCTATTTCGAGAAGCTCGCCTTCTTATTAAAGAGATGAGGGCAGTGGGTGTTTTGCCAGATACGGTGAGCTATTCGACGCTTTTAACCATGTACGTCGAGAATCAGAAGTTTGTTGAGGCACTATCGGTGTTCTCTGAGATGAATGAGGTGAAGTGCCAGCTTGACCTTACGACGTGCAATATTATGATTGATGTTTATGGGCAGCTGGATATGGCCAAGGAAGCTGACAGGCTGTTTTGGAGCATGAGGAAGATGGGAATCGAACCCAATGTTGTTAGTTACAATACCCTTTTGAGGGTTTATGGTGAGACTGAGCTTTTTGGGGAGGCCATCCATCTTTTTCGGTTGATGCAGAGGAAGGATATTGAGCAGAATGTTGTTACCTACAACACCATGATCAAGATTTATGGGATGACTCTTGAGCATGAAAAAGCTACGAATCTTGTGCAAGAGATGCAGAATAGAGGGATCGAACCAAATTCCATTACATACTCTACAATAATATCTATATGGGATAAGGCAGGGAAATTGGATCGGGCAGCAATGCTGTTTCAGAAGCTGAGGAGTTCGGGAGTTGAGATTGATCAGGTCCTTTATCAGACGATGATTGTGGCTTATGAGAGGGCAGGTTTGGTTGCTCATGCTAAGCGTTTGCTTCATGAACTCAAGCGCCCAGACAATATCCCCAGGGAGACTGCAATTAAGATTCTTGCTGGAGCAGGTAGGATTGAAGAAGCTACATGGGTTTTTCGCCAGGCTTTTGATGCTGGGGAGGTGAAGgatatatcagtgtttgagtgcatgattgatctattttcaAGGAACAGGAAGCAAACAAATGTCATTGAAGTGTTTGAGAAGATGAGAGCCACAGGTTATTTTCCTGATTCTAATGTGATTGCTCTTGTTCTGAATGCTTATGGGAAGTTGCGGGATTTTGAGAAGGCGGATGCTGTATATAGCGAACTGCAGGAAGAGGGGTGTGTTTTCCCAAATGAAGTTCACTTCCAGATGCTCAGTCTCTATGGTGCTAGAAGGGATTTTAAGATGGTTGAGTCACTGTTCGAGAGGCTAGATTCTGATCCCAACATCAACAAGAAGGAATTGCATCTTGTCGTCGCCAGCATCTATGAAAGAGCGGATAGACTTAATGATGCATCCCGAATCATGAACAAAATGAATGAAAGAGGAAATTTTAGATGA